The DNA segment GCAGGCACGGCATCCGCACCGCTTCGATCCGTGGACGCCGGCGCTCTCGATCGGCCCGGTGAATGCCGAGACCGATGCGGTCATCCGCTATCTCGGTCTCGCCGGCATCGAGGAGGCCGAGGCCGGAACATTGTCCTATGGCGGCCAGCGCCTGCTCGACATGGGCGTTGCGGTCGCGACCGCACCACGGGTGCTGCTTCTGGATGAGCCGCTCGCCGGCCTTGCGGCGGCCGAACGTGAGCGGATTGCCGCCATCATCAAGCGCATCTCGGCCGACATTCCGGTGCTACTCGTCGAGCACGACATCGATCGCGTGTTTCAGTTGGCCGATCGCGTCACCGTGATGAACGAGGGCCGCGTGTTGCTCGACGGCAGCGCGGAAGATGCCCGCCAGAGCAAGCGAGTGCAGGAAGTCTATATCGGATCAGGAGCGGCCGAGGTCGCCGCGCGGCCACGAGAGACGGCAAGCGGCACGACCAAGCTACTTGCAATCGACCACATCAATACTTTCTACGGCAAGAGCCACATCCTCAACGACGTCAGCTTCACCCTGCACGACAACGAGATCGTTGCCCTGCTCGGGCGCAACGGCGCGGGAAAATCGACCTTGCTCAAGACGCTGATCGGGATAACGCCGGCGGCAAGCGGATCGATCGCGCTCGGGGGAACCGAACTGATCGGACGATCCTCGGCGCAGCATGCGCGCCTTGGCATCGGCTACGTGCCGCAGGGCCGCGGTCTCTTTGCGGGCATGAGCGTCGAACAAAATCTCGAGCTCGGCGGGTTGAAACGGCAGACCGGCCACGGCGTGCATTGGACGCGCGAGCGCGTCTACGAATATTTTCCGCGCATCCGTGAACGGCTCGACAGCCCCGCGGATTATCTCTCCGGTGGCGAGCAGCAGATGGTCGCGGTCGCGCGTGCACTGTCGGGCGACGTGCGGGTGCTGCTGCTGGATGAGCCCTTCGAGGGGCTGGCGCCGGCCGTGGTCGAGCAATTGTTCGAAGCCTTCGACCGGCTGCGCAAGGAGATCGCCATCATCATCGTCGATCACCATCTCGACCTGGCGCTGGCTTTGTCCGATACAACGGTGGCGCTGGAGCGCGGCCAGGTCCTCCATCAGGGGCCGTCGCGCGCGCTGCGCGATGATCTCGACCTGCGCCGCAAGGTGCTGTGGCTATGAACCCATGAAGGAAAATCGGTGACAGACATGGCCAACGCTGAACGCAACGTCGCCATCGTGGGCGCAGGATTGATCGGCCGTGCCTGGGCCGCGATCTTCGCGCGCGCGGGATGGCACGTCCGCTTGACCGATCCACATGTCGCGACACTCAAGGCCGCCCCGCGCCTTATTCGCGACGAGCTGCACATGCTGGCGCGCCATGGCCTCGCCGACGATCCCGATGGCGCGGTCGCACGCGTATCGGTGGCTGGTAGTCTTGAGGAAGCCGTGCGCGACGTCGAGTTTGTCCAGGAGAACGGACCGGAAAAGGTCGAGGACAAGCGGGTCATCTTCGCCCAGCTCGACCGAATGACGCAAAAGGATGCGTTGCTGGTCTCATCGACGTCAGCCATCACGGCCTCGCGCTTTACCGAGGATTTGCCCGGCCGGGCGCGCTGCCTGGTCGGCCATCCCGTCAATCCGCCGCATCTGGTGCCGCTGGTCGAGCTTTGCGGCGCGCCGTGGACGTCGTTGGAAGCGATCGAGCGCGCGCGAGCCATCTATCGCGAGATCGGACAGGTGCCGGTCACGATCACCAAAGAGATCAACGGCTTTGTGCTGAACCGCCTGCAAGGCGCCCTGCTCGCCGAAGCGTTCCGCCTGGTCGGTGAAGGCTACATCTCCGCGGAAGATCTCGACCACACCGTCAAGGACGGGCTCGGCCTGCGATGGTCGTTCCTTGGACCCTTCGAGACCATCGAACTCAACGCCCCCGGCGGCATCCCCGACTATTGCGCGCGCTATACCGGCTTCTACAAGGAACTCGCCGAATCGGCCGCGGGTCCCGCCGTCTATGAAAGCCCAAATGTCGAACAGGTGATCGCGGCGTGGCCGCATCAGCCGGAGACCGAGCGCATTGCCGCCCTGACCGCCCGGCGCAACGAACGCCTGGCGGCGCTCGCCGCCCACAAGATCAAGCAAGCCGACAAATCCTGATTCTAATCCCCTCAACAAAAAGGAAAAATCCATGGCCCCCCGCAAAGTCATCATCACCTGCGCCGTGACCGGCGCGATCCACACGCCCTCGATGTCGAAGGCGCTTCCGGTGACGCCACAGGAGATCGCGGACGCCGCCGTCGAGGCCGCGGAAGCAGGCGCCGCGATTGTTCATCTGCATGCGCGCAATCCGAAGACCGGCCAGCCCGATCAAAGCCCGGAGGCCTTCGCACCGTTTCTGAAGGTCATCAAGCAACGCTCGAATTGCGTGATCAATCTCACCACCGGCGGCGCGCCGACCATGACAGTGGACGAACGGGTGCGCCCGGCGGCGACCTACAAGCCCGAAGTCGCGTCGCTGAACATGGGATCGATGAACTTCGCCTTCTTCGGCATGCTCAACCGCTTCAACAAGTTCGAGCACGAGTGGGAGCGCAAGCATGTCGAAAACAAGGACATCGTGTTCCGTAATACCTTTCAGGACATCGAATATGTCCTTACGACGCTTGCGGAATCAGGCTCGCGTTTCGAGTTCGAATGCTATGACACCGCCCATCTCTACAATCTCAAATATTTCCTCGATCAGGGCCTGGTGAAGCCGCCGCTCTTCATCCAGACCGTGTTCGGCCTGCAAGGCGGCATTGGCGCGCATCCCGACGACGTGCTGCACATGAAGCGGACCGCCGACCGGCTGTTCGGCGACAAGATGATCTGGTCGGTGCTGGGCGCGGGCCGCAATCAACTGCCGATCGCGGCGATGGCGGCCGCCATGGGCGGCAACGTCCGCGTCGGTCTGGAGGACTCGTTGTGGGCTGCGCCGGGCCGGATGGCGGCCTCGAACGCCGAGCAGGTGCTGCTCGCCCGCAAGATCATCGAGGGCCTCGGCCTTGAGATCGCAAGCGCCGACGAGGCCCGCGAAATTCTCCACCTCAAAGGCGGCGACAAGCTCGAAGTGTGAGGCCGGTTCCCGCTCGCCATGCCCCGGTTCCGACATTGGTGCCCGGTACGAATGCCGGAACCGACGGCCATGCGCGCGGTAGGTCGTAGTCCTTCCGCCAGCACATGGTACAATTCCGGTGAGCGAAGTTCGACCCACGCGTATGATGGGAGATGGGCATGTTCAGATGGATTGTCGCCGGGTTTTTTGCCGCGTGGCCGTTCGCCGCGTCCGGCGATCCCCTTCTCAGATCGTCCGACGCCACCATTCGCGTCGGCAATCTCATGCCGTATACCGGACAGCTTGCGGCCTTCGGCGCCATTGGGCGGGCCGAGGCCGCCTATTTCCGGATGCTCAACGAGCGCGGCGGCATCAACGGGCGAACCGTTGAATTCATTTCCTACGACGATAGTTCCGATCCATTGCAGGCGGTCGACCTTACGCGCAACCTTGTCGAAGCGGAGAACGCGCTGTTCGTGTTCGGCTCGTTCGGAACGCCGAGTAACCTCGCAGTTCGAAAATATCTCAACGAGAAGCGCATTCCTCAGTTGTTCGTCGCGTCCGGCGACGACCAATGGGCCAATCCAAAGGACTTTCCCTGGACCATGGGATGGCCGCCCGCGTTCCGCACCGAGGGACGCATCTTCGCAAACTACATCCAGGCCTATTATCCCGAAAAGAAGATCGGCGTCCTGTGGCAGAACGACGAGTTCGGCCGCGATCTTTTCCGGGGCATGCAGGAAGGCTTGGGCGATGCGGCGCGAATGATCGTTGCCGATACTGCTTTCGATGCAACTGACCGCTCGCTTGGCGCGCAGCTCGATCTGCTGCACAAGTCAGGCGTGGAGATCCTGGTATTCGACGGCGCGCCGGCAATGGCGGCTCAGGTGATCCGGCGCTTGGGCGAATCCGGCTGGCACCCCGTGCTCATTCTGGATAACGCTGCCGCCTCGATTGCCAACGCGCTACGGCCCGGCGGACTGGAAAACGCGATCGGCGTGATCTCGACGGCGTTCCTGAAGGACGGCAGCGATCCCGCCTGGAAAGACGATGTCGCCATGAAGGAGTATCTCGCCTTCATGGACCGGTATTATCCGGAAGGCGACAAGGAAGACTCTTACGCGGTCTTCGGTTATGCGGTCGCTGAAACGCTAGCTCAGGTCTTGAGGCAATGCGGCGACGATTTCTCGCGCGAGAACGTCATGCAGCAGGCGCAATCGCTGAAAAATTTTCGCAGCTCGGTAACGCTGCCGGGAATTGCGATCACCACGAGCCCGAGCGATTTTCGTCCCGTCAAGGAAATGCGGCTGGTGCAGTTCGACGGCCGAAGCTGGCAACCGATCGGGCAATTGTTCGATAACGCATTTACGGGCCCAGGCGGCGCCAGCGGGACCACGGGGAATGCGCGCTAGTGTCCGGTTCTGACATTCGGATCCTATCGCGGCGGGCACTTTTACGAATGTCAGAACCAAAGGGACACTAGCAACCATATGATTCTAGTGTGGCTTTGACGCAGACGTTCCTTCGAAGAACTCGCGGGACCACTGAAAGGAATGTCAGCGTCGCCACACTAGGCATTGCTCCATGCACACATGTGCGCGGAAATTCGCCAAATTGCTTTGATTTGGCTGGCCAACCGGCACATGCTGACCTCAAAAGATAGAGGGAGGCAGCGTGACGAGGCATTGGCTGGCAGCCGCACTTTTGCTGATGGCAAGCGGATTGAGCGCGCCTGCTCATACCGAGGACTATCCCGCGAGAACGATCACCATGATCGTCCCGTTTGCCGTCGGCGGACCGGCCGATATCACGGGGCGAATTGTCGCCGACGTTTTTTCGCGCCACCTCGGCCGCAGTGTCATCGTGGAGAACATCAACGGCGCCGGCGGCACGATCGGCGCGCTCCGCGCTTCGCGCGCCAACCCCGATGGCTACACGATCCTGTTCGGCCACATGTCGACCAATGCGTTGGCGCCGGCGTTCTACCCCGACCTGAAGTATGACCCGCAGAAGGATTTCGAGCCGGTCGGGCTCGCGGCCGAATATCCCGAACTGCTCGTGGTCCGCAAAGACCTGCCCGCGAAAGACCTGCGTGAATTCGTCGCCTACGCCAAGGCCAACGCCAACAAGCTCAATGTCGGCCACGCCGGCGTCGGCTCGATCTCCTATATCGGGTGCCTGCTGCTCAACGCTGCGATCGGCATCAAACCGACGCTCGTCCCGTTTACCGGGACCGCTCCGGTCCTCAATGCGATGCTCTCGGGCGAAATCGACTATGAGTGCGATCCGGTGCTCGGAACATTAGCGCAGGTCCAGGCCGGCGCGGTGCGGGCGCTCGCGATCGCCGCCAGGCAGCGCAGTCCGATGCTGCCTGACGTTCCCACTTCCGACGAACAGGGCCTCGGCGAGTTCGACGTCGCTGTGAAATACGCGGTGTTTGCCCCGGCCGGCACGCCGAAGCCGGTCGTCGACAAGCTCGCGGCCGCCCTGAACGAGGGGCTCGACGAGCCGCAGGTCAAAAAGCGCCTGGCTGAACTCGGCGCCGATAACATCGCGCCTAGCCGCCGCGGGCCAAAGCCGCTCGCCGATCTCGTGAAAAACGAGGCCGCACGGCTCATTCCGATCCTTCAAGCCGCAACGAGCAAATAGAGGCGTCGAAGAGTTGCGCCAGCGACGTCTGGTCCTGAAGTCCTCACCTGATCTTGTCAGGCAGCAACCTTTCGAGCCTACAAGCCAAATATACGAATGGCGTTAGCACCAAGTACCAGCTTCTTGTCGGCCGCGCTGACCGGCAGCTTCGTGACGTGAGACGTATCGGCGTTGATAAAGGGATCGTCGGTGCCGAAAAGGAGCTGGCGAGGTCCAACCGCCTTCATCGCGAAGATCAATGCATTTTCGTCGAACGCCGTGGTGTCGTAGTAAAGCCGCTTCGCATACTCGCTTGGCAGCTTCGAAATATAGCGCCGACAATCGGGAAAGAGTCGGTAGCCGTTGTCCAGACGCTCCATGGCCATCAACAGCGCGCCACCCGTATGCGCCATGATGTAGGGAAAATCCGGATAGCGTTCGAATATCCCCGAATAGATGAGCCGCGTGGCCACGAGCGTGGTGTCGAAGATGAGCCCGAGCCGCAACGGCAATTCGAATCCTTCAAGCCCTGCGCTATTGCGAGGGAACATCGGGTGTTCGAACACCGGGAGGCGAAGCTCGTTGATCTTCGCCCAAACCGGCTCAAATCTGGGATCGTCAAGCTGAAGGCCGTCGATGTTCGACCCGATGATGACGCCCTTCATCCCGAGATCGTTGACACAGCGGTCGAGTTCGGCGAGCGAAGCGTCAATATCCTTCAGCGGCAGACTTGCCAGGCCGATCAGCCTGTCGGGAGATCGGCGGCAAAGTCTGGCCAGGGCATCGTTGATCTGGCGCGCGGCCTTCGCCTGGTCGATCCCGTCCCACAGGTAGACATTCGGCGCACTGAGCGACAGGATCCGTACAGCGATGTCCTTCTTGTCCATCTCGTCCAGGCGATGATCGACGTCGAACATATCTTCGCGGGACCACGCGACCGTCGATCCACCCCTTCTGAAAAGGTGTTTGCCGTCGCTGGTCGATTCGGTCGCAAGCCCGAGCGTTGACACCAGATCGCTCAGATACTGACGATCGACGATGTGAGAATGAACATCGACGTTCATATGCCGACCTCTCGAACTCAGATCACTATCGATTTCTATTCGGCTGGATCGGTGGCGGTCCACATGCTGTCCACCCGTGACTGGAGTTTTGCAATGATCCGCACAAGCTCCTTCAGCTCCGCCTGCGACAACGGTGCAAGCAGCGAGCTTTCGTGGTCGAGCGCAATCGGCACGATCCGCTCGTAGATTTTTTGTCCCTTTGCGGTGAGCTTCAACACATTGACCCGTCGGTCGTGCGGGGAGATACCCGCAAGAACATACCCCGCCGCGACAAGTCTGATGACGGCGCGGTTGACCTTGGCCTTGTCCATCGCCGTCCGGGCGCAGATTTCGCCGGACGAGCAAGCGCCAACTTCCGCAAGATGGGCGATCAGACGCCACTCGGGAATGGTGATGCCAAGGTCCCGATATTTCCTGCCCAGGGAGCCGCTTATGCCGCGGGCCAGCACTGCAATCCGGTACGGCAGAAAGTCGCGGAGGATCAGTCCCCCGGAGCCGGCGGCAGCGCGGGATTTGGCGAGGCTCGTGGCTTGTGGGTTGTGAGGATCAGCCTGCATTGACTCAGCTACTGGCGTGTGATTGTTTCGAATGAAACGATATAAAATTGACAAAGTCAACCGCCTTACGACGTGGGCCCACCGGCCGTGCCCGGCACGCAAAGCCTGGACGCAGGAGCAAGCCGATGAAAGTGAATACGGCAGTTGCGGCGATTTTGCTGACTACCGCGGTGGTGACCGGGGTTGCCGCGCAAACGCCTCAGCCAACGATGGGCAGTCAGCAACCGGCGCCGCCTCCGGCGGCTCCTTTTGGCACACCCATTGCGGCCGAGCTGGCGCAAAGGATTGCCGACGCTGCCACGGCCAAGGCACGCGAGATCGGCGTTCCGAGCGCCGTGGCCGTGGTCGAGCCGACCGGCGACCTCGTCTACTTCGTCAAAATGAACGGTGCGCCCTATTCGGCAATCCAGCTTGCGCAACAGAAGGCTGCGGCAGCGGCGCGATACCGACGCCCAACGAAGGCCTTCTATGACGGAATAGAAGCCGGCCATCTGTTTTTTCTGACGTTTCCGGGCATCGCAGGTGCGCCGGGCGGCGCCCCGATCGTGGTCGATGGCAAGCTTGTCGGTGCGATCGGCGTGAGCGGCGGCAACGGTGAGCAGGACGTCGAAATCTCCGGGGCCGGCGTCTCGGCTTCCAGATAGCCGCCCGCCGGATTCAGCACCGGATCACTGCTTGCTTCAACC comes from the Bradyrhizobium erythrophlei genome and includes:
- a CDS encoding 3-hydroxyacyl-CoA dehydrogenase, producing the protein MANAERNVAIVGAGLIGRAWAAIFARAGWHVRLTDPHVATLKAAPRLIRDELHMLARHGLADDPDGAVARVSVAGSLEEAVRDVEFVQENGPEKVEDKRVIFAQLDRMTQKDALLVSSTSAITASRFTEDLPGRARCLVGHPVNPPHLVPLVELCGAPWTSLEAIERARAIYREIGQVPVTITKEINGFVLNRLQGALLAEAFRLVGEGYISAEDLDHTVKDGLGLRWSFLGPFETIELNAPGGIPDYCARYTGFYKELAESAAGPAVYESPNVEQVIAAWPHQPETERIAALTARRNERLAALAAHKIKQADKS
- a CDS encoding 3-keto-5-aminohexanoate cleavage protein — encoded protein: MAPRKVIITCAVTGAIHTPSMSKALPVTPQEIADAAVEAAEAGAAIVHLHARNPKTGQPDQSPEAFAPFLKVIKQRSNCVINLTTGGAPTMTVDERVRPAATYKPEVASLNMGSMNFAFFGMLNRFNKFEHEWERKHVENKDIVFRNTFQDIEYVLTTLAESGSRFEFECYDTAHLYNLKYFLDQGLVKPPLFIQTVFGLQGGIGAHPDDVLHMKRTADRLFGDKMIWSVLGAGRNQLPIAAMAAAMGGNVRVGLEDSLWAAPGRMAASNAEQVLLARKIIEGLGLEIASADEAREILHLKGGDKLEV
- a CDS encoding ABC transporter substrate-binding protein, with translation MFRWIVAGFFAAWPFAASGDPLLRSSDATIRVGNLMPYTGQLAAFGAIGRAEAAYFRMLNERGGINGRTVEFISYDDSSDPLQAVDLTRNLVEAENALFVFGSFGTPSNLAVRKYLNEKRIPQLFVASGDDQWANPKDFPWTMGWPPAFRTEGRIFANYIQAYYPEKKIGVLWQNDEFGRDLFRGMQEGLGDAARMIVADTAFDATDRSLGAQLDLLHKSGVEILVFDGAPAMAAQVIRRLGESGWHPVLILDNAAASIANALRPGGLENAIGVISTAFLKDGSDPAWKDDVAMKEYLAFMDRYYPEGDKEDSYAVFGYAVAETLAQVLRQCGDDFSRENVMQQAQSLKNFRSSVTLPGIAITTSPSDFRPVKEMRLVQFDGRSWQPIGQLFDNAFTGPGGASGTTGNAR
- a CDS encoding Bug family tripartite tricarboxylate transporter substrate binding protein; the protein is MTRHWLAAALLLMASGLSAPAHTEDYPARTITMIVPFAVGGPADITGRIVADVFSRHLGRSVIVENINGAGGTIGALRASRANPDGYTILFGHMSTNALAPAFYPDLKYDPQKDFEPVGLAAEYPELLVVRKDLPAKDLREFVAYAKANANKLNVGHAGVGSISYIGCLLLNAAIGIKPTLVPFTGTAPVLNAMLSGEIDYECDPVLGTLAQVQAGAVRALAIAARQRSPMLPDVPTSDEQGLGEFDVAVKYAVFAPAGTPKPVVDKLAAALNEGLDEPQVKKRLAELGADNIAPSRRGPKPLADLVKNEAARLIPILQAATSK
- a CDS encoding amidohydrolase family protein; this encodes MNVDVHSHIVDRQYLSDLVSTLGLATESTSDGKHLFRRGGSTVAWSREDMFDVDHRLDEMDKKDIAVRILSLSAPNVYLWDGIDQAKAARQINDALARLCRRSPDRLIGLASLPLKDIDASLAELDRCVNDLGMKGVIIGSNIDGLQLDDPRFEPVWAKINELRLPVFEHPMFPRNSAGLEGFELPLRLGLIFDTTLVATRLIYSGIFERYPDFPYIMAHTGGALLMAMERLDNGYRLFPDCRRYISKLPSEYAKRLYYDTTAFDENALIFAMKAVGPRQLLFGTDDPFINADTSHVTKLPVSAADKKLVLGANAIRIFGL
- a CDS encoding MarR family winged helix-turn-helix transcriptional regulator codes for the protein MTLSILYRFIRNNHTPVAESMQADPHNPQATSLAKSRAAAGSGGLILRDFLPYRIAVLARGISGSLGRKYRDLGITIPEWRLIAHLAEVGACSSGEICARTAMDKAKVNRAVIRLVAAGYVLAGISPHDRRVNVLKLTAKGQKIYERIVPIALDHESSLLAPLSQAELKELVRIIAKLQSRVDSMWTATDPAE
- a CDS encoding GlcG/HbpS family heme-binding protein, with the protein product MKVNTAVAAILLTTAVVTGVAAQTPQPTMGSQQPAPPPAAPFGTPIAAELAQRIADAATAKAREIGVPSAVAVVEPTGDLVYFVKMNGAPYSAIQLAQQKAAAAARYRRPTKAFYDGIEAGHLFFLTFPGIAGAPGGAPIVVDGKLVGAIGVSGGNGEQDVEISGAGVSASR